From Emcibacteraceae bacterium, the proteins below share one genomic window:
- a CDS encoding transporter substrate-binding domain-containing protein, with the protein MLGAFFVPFLNAYAQNASVSVNLTDEEIEWIKDHPVIRTSNYTKWPPIEFISEGRPAGFSVDFISLVAVKVGLKIEFISNDNWPRLMEMAGNKEVDVLLSTLESMKRDIDWYFSSPYLNMPMTFYGRIGADKVAGISDLIGKKIGVVKDWPSEKIFRENYKRLDLVVFDNIREALIALSAGNIDVLVSRHPNASYIIEKNFITNIDVIGTNILSEALAANELRFAVRKDWPILLSILEKGMEQVSASDYMDLNRKWQTENIIDDLVGLNGAEKEWLDNHHVIHLVSEKGLLPLIDIDENKNVTGIAGAYLDLIAKRLNVRFQWIGNKTREEGLDAINNGEADIILSSGAILKTQENLYFTDNYVVFSEMIFSKNNGPVYINMASLKDKKVAQVRDYAVSDEIRNEFPDIDVVDADDISSALKLLNDGRVDAYIGIIPLTSRQIALDGYKDIVVSGETPFKSAYSFGIRKDLDLLASSMQKALNSITASEKAAFSRNWLSIKVGQDQSKLILNIFIVVIALLLIIFIWMNSLRREISRRKVVEGELIKSQKEAETAMAAKSTFLANMSHEIRTPLNAIIGFSDVITSETFGRVSQEKYREYLKDIKWSGEHLSVVINDILDLSKIEAGKWHMTDVDFDLLRTVEDCLKPYRQEANERQLAININISDEDRDVALLADEGCIRRIIDNLISNSVKFTADGGHIDINIYRLPDGSLTIEVTDNGVGITKDRLKVVLSPFGQAYELKNLNKGGTGLGLAIVNQLVTLHGGRFSVESEVGIGTKASANLPKERVIG; encoded by the coding sequence ATGCTGGGTGCTTTTTTCGTTCCTTTTCTTAATGCCTATGCCCAGAATGCCTCTGTTTCTGTAAATTTAACGGATGAAGAAATAGAGTGGATTAAAGATCACCCTGTCATCAGAACATCGAACTATACAAAATGGCCGCCAATTGAGTTTATTTCAGAAGGGCGTCCTGCTGGTTTTTCCGTAGATTTTATCAGTCTGGTCGCAGTCAAGGTCGGCTTAAAGATTGAATTTATCAGCAATGATAACTGGCCGAGATTAATGGAAATGGCCGGGAATAAGGAAGTTGACGTATTGCTCAGCACCTTAGAGAGTATGAAAAGGGATATCGACTGGTATTTTTCATCACCTTATCTCAATATGCCGATGACATTTTATGGCAGAATAGGGGCCGATAAGGTTGCAGGAATTAGCGATCTGATCGGCAAAAAAATTGGTGTGGTGAAAGACTGGCCTAGTGAAAAAATATTCCGTGAAAATTATAAAAGGCTGGACCTTGTTGTATTTGACAATATCAGGGAAGCATTGATTGCCCTGTCTGCCGGGAATATTGATGTTCTTGTCAGTCGGCATCCAAATGCCAGCTATATTATCGAAAAGAATTTTATTACCAATATTGATGTAATTGGCACCAATATATTGTCAGAAGCATTGGCCGCAAATGAACTGCGGTTTGCTGTGCGCAAAGACTGGCCGATTTTGCTTTCTATCCTAGAAAAAGGCATGGAGCAGGTTTCTGCGTCAGATTATATGGATCTTAACCGAAAATGGCAGACCGAAAATATAATCGACGATCTGGTCGGCTTGAACGGTGCAGAAAAAGAATGGCTTGATAATCACCATGTCATCCATCTCGTCTCTGAAAAAGGGTTGCTGCCCCTTATTGATATCGATGAAAACAAAAATGTCACCGGAATTGCCGGAGCATATCTTGACCTGATTGCCAAGCGATTAAATGTTCGGTTCCAGTGGATTGGCAATAAAACACGGGAAGAAGGACTGGACGCCATCAATAATGGAGAGGCTGATATAATTCTTTCCTCCGGGGCTATATTGAAAACACAGGAAAATCTGTATTTTACGGATAACTATGTGGTTTTTTCTGAGATGATTTTCAGTAAAAATAATGGTCCGGTCTATATAAATATGGCATCGCTTAAAGATAAAAAAGTCGCCCAGGTTAGAGATTATGCCGTATCCGATGAAATCAGAAATGAATTTCCGGATATAGATGTGGTGGATGCCGATGATATCAGTTCAGCCCTGAAGCTGTTAAATGACGGCAGGGTGGATGCCTATATCGGGATCATACCATTAACGTCGCGGCAAATTGCCCTTGATGGCTATAAAGATATTGTTGTGAGCGGTGAAACGCCCTTCAAGTCCGCATATTCATTCGGTATTCGTAAAGACCTTGATCTGCTGGCCAGTTCAATGCAAAAAGCGCTCAATTCAATAACTGCGAGTGAAAAAGCTGCTTTTTCAAGAAACTGGCTTTCCATCAAAGTAGGGCAGGATCAAAGCAAACTTATCCTGAATATTTTTATCGTTGTTATTGCCCTTCTTCTTATTATTTTTATCTGGATGAACAGTCTGCGCCGTGAAATTTCCCGCCGAAAAGTTGTCGAGGGAGAACTTATAAAATCGCAGAAGGAAGCTGAAACGGCAATGGCGGCGAAATCAACATTTCTTGCGAATATGAGCCATGAGATCAGAACCCCGCTGAACGCTATTATTGGGTTTTCAGACGTCATTACGTCAGAAACTTTCGGGAGAGTATCCCAGGAAAAATACCGTGAATATCTTAAAGATATAAAATGGAGCGGTGAACATCTTTCTGTGGTTATCAATGATATCCTTGATTTGTCAAAAATTGAAGCCGGAAAGTGGCATATGACGGACGTGGATTTTGATTTGCTCAGGACAGTGGAAGATTGTCTTAAACCATACAGGCAGGAAGCTAATGAGCGGCAGTTGGCAATTAACATTAATATCAGCGATGAAGACCGTGACGTTGCTTTGTTGGCTGATGAAGGGTGTATCAGAAGAATAATTGATAATCTTATTTCAAATTCCGTAAAATTCACGGCGGATGGAGGACATATCGACATCAATATATATCGGTTGCCGGATGGCTCACTGACCATTGAAGTGACTGATAATGGTGTCGGGATTACCAAGGACCGGCTTAAAGTCGTATTAAGCCCATTCGGTCAGGCATATGAGCTTAAAAATCTGAATAAGGGGGGCACAGGGCTTGGGCTGGCGATCGTTAATCAGCTTGTCACATTACACGGGGGACGTTTTTCAGTGGAAAGTGAAGTGGGAATTGGGACAAAGGCGTCGGCAAATTTACCAAAAGAAAGAGTTATTGGCTAA
- the rpsI gene encoding 30S ribosomal protein S9, whose amino-acid sequence MDEHGRAYATGKRKDAIARVWIKPGKGVITVNGREEAKYFARPTLRMIIGQAFEVAGRVGQYDVIATVSGGGLSGQAGAVRHGISKALTNFEPELRAVIKAAGFLTRDARVVERKKYGRAKARKSFQFSKR is encoded by the coding sequence ATTGACGAACATGGCCGTGCCTATGCAACAGGAAAACGTAAGGATGCAATCGCCCGTGTCTGGATTAAACCGGGTAAAGGTGTGATTACCGTCAATGGACGTGAAGAAGCAAAATATTTTGCCCGTCCGACACTTCGTATGATTATCGGTCAGGCTTTTGAAGTTGCCGGTCGTGTTGGTCAGTATGATGTGATCGCAACTGTTAGCGGTGGTGGTCTTTCCGGTCAGGCGGGTGCGGTTCGTCACGGGATCAGTAAAGCGCTTACAAATTTTGAACCAGAACTTCGTGCAGTTATTAAAGCTGCTGGCTTCCTCACTCGTGATGCGAGGGTTGTTGAGCGTAAGAAATACGGTCGCGCGAAAGCCCGTAAGAGCTTCCAGTTCTCAAAACGTTAA
- the rplM gene encoding 50S ribosomal protein L13, which translates to MKTYSAKPADIEKKWFVIDADGLILGRLAAIIATYLKGKHKPMYTPSMDCGDNIIVINAEKVALSGGKKDKKIYYWHTGHPGGIKERTARDLLEGDYPERVIVKAVKRMLNNGPLGREQLKNLRVFAGPEHTHAAQQPEVLDVAAMNVKNARITENG; encoded by the coding sequence ATGAAAACTTACTCTGCAAAACCTGCAGATATTGAGAAAAAATGGTTTGTTATTGACGCCGATGGTCTTATCCTCGGTCGTCTGGCAGCCATTATTGCGACATATCTGAAAGGCAAGCATAAACCAATGTATACGCCTTCCATGGATTGTGGCGACAATATCATTGTTATTAATGCTGAAAAAGTGGCTCTTAGCGGCGGAAAAAAAGATAAAAAAATCTATTACTGGCATACAGGACATCCAGGCGGAATTAAAGAGCGTACCGCTCGTGATCTGCTGGAAGGCGATTATCCCGAGCGCGTCATTGTTAAAGCCGTAAAGCGTATGCTTAATAATGGTCCACTGGGTCGTGAACAGCTTAAAAATCTTCGTGTATTTGCCGGTCCGGAACATACACATGCTGCTCAGCAACCGGAAGTGCTTGATGTTGCTGCAATGAATGTTAAGAATGCAAGGATTACAGAAAATGGCTGA
- a CDS encoding transporter substrate-binding domain-containing protein → MKLKILKCTLKIAIILLPVILHSQIVQAQSSINDAVIFTSEEQEWIENHPVLTATFKDNVAPLEFLENGKPAGFSTDYLLMVAEKIGVKIDFIRGIPWTEQIDMLKEHKIDISHNLVNTVERRKFLNFTAPYLDLPMYYFIKTGSPPINDIKDLEGKKLGSVAGWASTEQYRNKYPQVNLVEVPTMSDGLSELSLGHIDVLAGISPITNYLIAQNMVMGIEVSGKTPISEMSNINSISIASRNDDPLLAQILKKGTEAITTEEFQNLSQRWQSRYSLNRKYFLTPEELDYLENHKVIRVAANVDMTPLEFIDESGKISGISGSLLEEVGKRLNIRFEWTGNRSWAEALEQIKTGKADILSSAVLTSDRETYLLFSDSYLDLTNMIFTKENGNTYRTLNELAGKSVAVEKGTAIAEQLMTNYPQIKLVEKETAADAVKEVESGNVDAFVGDITSTSFYMSKAGIIPLVATGETPFTSSPRIAVRKDLPLLASALNKALGSISNDEKNQITSRWFSYRSAEKGLFEQYGKVFTVAFIIFIGVLIWIYVLYKEVRRRKLVEQELVEAKKRAEDALAIAEEANAAKSNFLANMSHEIRTPLNAIIGFSEVMSSGLFGEIKEERYKNYLKDINKSGQHLETVINDILDLSKIEAGKWQLIETTFNLEDCLRECIRFVSPDANKKQIEISIKNFLNEEIFVNADQHGFTRVFMNLLSNAVKFTPSGGQINCRIITTQNDYIRIEIEDNGIGIPKERIEQVLSPFGQIHEVREINETGTGLGLAIVKQLIELHSGHFRLQSELGEGTVAIVSIPRYRMVA, encoded by the coding sequence ATGAAATTGAAAATACTCAAATGCACCCTGAAAATTGCAATAATACTATTGCCAGTAATTCTACATTCACAAATTGTCCAGGCACAATCATCAATAAATGATGCTGTAATATTTACCTCTGAAGAACAGGAATGGATTGAAAATCATCCTGTTTTGACGGCCACTTTCAAGGATAATGTTGCTCCTCTTGAATTTCTGGAAAATGGCAAACCGGCAGGGTTTTCAACTGACTATCTGTTAATGGTCGCCGAAAAGATTGGCGTCAAAATAGACTTTATCAGGGGCATTCCGTGGACTGAGCAGATTGACATGCTTAAAGAGCATAAGATTGATATTTCCCATAATCTTGTCAATACGGTTGAAAGAAGAAAATTTCTTAATTTTACAGCACCTTATCTTGATCTGCCGATGTATTATTTTATAAAAACCGGCTCGCCGCCCATAAATGATATTAAAGATTTAGAGGGAAAAAAGCTGGGAAGCGTTGCGGGCTGGGCCAGTACTGAACAGTATAGAAATAAATATCCTCAAGTTAATCTGGTTGAGGTGCCGACCATGTCAGATGGCCTTTCGGAACTATCCCTTGGTCATATTGATGTGCTTGCCGGCATTTCACCCATTACAAATTACCTGATTGCCCAAAATATGGTTATGGGGATTGAGGTTTCCGGCAAAACGCCGATCAGTGAAATGAGCAATATAAACAGTATCAGCATTGCCAGTCGTAATGATGATCCACTTCTTGCTCAAATATTAAAAAAAGGCACTGAAGCTATAACCACGGAGGAGTTTCAGAATTTATCTCAGCGCTGGCAAAGCAGATATAGCCTAAATCGAAAATATTTTCTGACGCCCGAAGAATTGGACTATCTTGAAAATCATAAAGTCATCCGCGTCGCCGCCAATGTTGATATGACACCACTGGAATTTATTGATGAAAGTGGAAAAATCAGCGGTATTTCAGGCAGTCTGCTGGAAGAAGTGGGAAAGCGGCTAAACATCAGGTTTGAATGGACAGGAAACCGGTCCTGGGCGGAGGCACTGGAGCAGATAAAAACAGGAAAAGCCGATATTCTGTCTTCTGCAGTATTAACCAGTGACCGGGAGACATATCTGTTGTTCAGTGATAGCTATCTGGACCTTACCAATATGATATTTACGAAGGAAAACGGTAATACTTATAGAACGCTTAATGAATTAGCAGGAAAATCAGTTGCGGTTGAAAAGGGAACGGCGATTGCGGAACAGTTAATGACCAATTATCCGCAAATTAAACTGGTTGAAAAGGAGACGGCGGCTGATGCCGTAAAAGAAGTGGAAAGCGGCAATGTCGATGCATTTGTCGGGGATATTACTTCAACGTCTTTCTATATGAGCAAGGCCGGGATAATTCCACTGGTTGCGACAGGGGAAACCCCCTTTACGTCAAGCCCCCGTATTGCGGTCAGGAAAGATCTGCCATTACTGGCAAGCGCCCTTAATAAAGCCCTGGGATCAATCAGCAATGATGAAAAGAACCAGATCACAAGCCGCTGGTTTTCATATAGGAGTGCTGAAAAAGGTTTATTTGAACAATATGGTAAAGTTTTTACAGTCGCCTTTATCATTTTTATTGGTGTCCTGATCTGGATTTATGTGCTTTATAAAGAAGTCAGAAGACGTAAACTGGTTGAGCAGGAACTGGTCGAAGCCAAAAAAAGAGCAGAAGACGCGCTGGCCATTGCAGAGGAGGCCAATGCTGCCAAATCAAATTTCCTTGCCAATATGTCCCATGAAATCAGAACACCGCTTAATGCCATTATCGGCTTTTCGGAGGTAATGTCATCAGGGCTTTTTGGTGAAATCAAGGAAGAACGATATAAAAATTATCTTAAGGATATTAATAAAAGTGGTCAGCATCTTGAAACAGTGATCAATGATATTCTTGATTTATCCAAGATTGAGGCGGGTAAATGGCAGTTGATAGAAACAACATTTAATCTGGAAGACTGTTTACGTGAATGTATACGCTTTGTCAGTCCCGATGCCAATAAAAAGCAAATTGAAATTAGTATAAAAAATTTTTTAAATGAGGAAATATTTGTAAACGCTGATCAGCACGGCTTTACCCGTGTGTTTATGAATTTGCTATCGAATGCCGTTAAATTTACCCCAAGCGGTGGACAGATAAATTGCCGAATAATCACAACACAAAATGATTATATCCGTATTGAAATCGAAGATAACGGTATAGGAATTCCCAAGGAAAGAATTGAACAGGTCCTTAGCCCATTTGGTCAGATTCATGAAGTGCGTGAAATTAATGAAACCGGAACGGGGCTGGGGCTTGCGATCGTTAAACAACTTATCGAACTACATAGTGGTCATTTCCGGCTTCAGAGTGAATTGGGAGAGGGGACAGTTGCGATAGTCTCAATCCCGAGATACAGAATGGTTGCCTGA
- a CDS encoding COX15/CtaA family protein, translating into MNAYIKAKDRNNRHVAIWLFIVCAFVFAMVVVGGVTRLTESGLSMVNWEPISGVIPPLNDQQWTTEFEAYKQYPEYQKVNKGMSLDEFKSIFYWEYSHRLLGRLIGILFAVPFFIFMARRKVKRALKPHLWTMLILGGCQGLLGWWMVKSGLIDRPDVSHYRLTAHLGLAILIYIYMFWVALRLVMPIKEKTFYRPTKLAAFYVVIIFIQILLGGLVAGLNAGLVSDTWPLMFGSLIPDGLLGNNPWYSNLLDNPLTLHFEHRTFAYAVLIVAVTLWWKLHNENSRSVRIASFLVLLTILLQITLGVLTVVNMVPIPLAAAHQIGAVLTLSAALFLLNRVRS; encoded by the coding sequence TTGAACGCATATATAAAAGCCAAGGACCGAAATAACCGTCATGTTGCCATTTGGCTGTTTATTGTCTGTGCTTTTGTCTTTGCCATGGTCGTGGTCGGGGGCGTTACACGGCTGACAGAATCCGGACTCAGCATGGTCAACTGGGAACCGATCAGTGGTGTAATACCGCCACTGAATGACCAACAATGGACCACTGAATTCGAAGCCTATAAGCAATATCCGGAATATCAGAAAGTCAACAAGGGCATGTCCCTTGATGAATTTAAAAGTATTTTTTACTGGGAATATTCGCATCGCCTCTTAGGTCGGCTTATCGGAATATTGTTCGCGGTTCCGTTTTTTATATTTATGGCAAGGCGAAAAGTCAAACGGGCCTTAAAACCGCATTTATGGACGATGCTTATTCTGGGTGGCTGTCAGGGACTGCTTGGCTGGTGGATGGTCAAAAGCGGCCTGATTGACAGGCCGGATGTAAGCCACTACCGGCTTACGGCCCATCTGGGTTTGGCCATACTGATTTATATTTATATGTTCTGGGTTGCTTTAAGGCTTGTTATGCCAATAAAGGAAAAAACCTTCTACAGACCGACCAAGCTTGCCGCATTCTATGTCGTGATTATCTTCATTCAAATCCTGCTTGGCGGTTTGGTGGCAGGGCTTAATGCCGGACTGGTCAGTGATACCTGGCCCTTAATGTTTGGCAGCCTGATCCCGGACGGTCTATTGGGCAATAACCCGTGGTACAGTAACCTGCTTGATAATCCGCTGACGCTTCATTTCGAGCATCGTACTTTTGCTTATGCCGTGTTGATTGTTGCGGTCACACTCTGGTGGAAACTGCATAATGAGAATAGCAGGTCGGTCAGAATTGCTTCATTTCTGGTTTTATTAACTATTTTATTGCAAATTACACTTGGTGTGCTAACGGTGGTTAATATGGTTCCTATTCCGCTTGCTGCGGCTCACCAGATTGGGGCAGTGCTTACTTTGTCGGCTGCCTTATTTCTTTTAAACCGGGTCAGGTCGTAG
- a CDS encoding DUF1499 domain-containing protein: protein MQDKHKTILFKVLFVLSFLGMLPLLGGVGTKLGLWEPMTGFMMTMKYMIPAAISAAILLFFIFAYFIKDRKRALSSYILALVFAGFGYVYGVNQEPTDWTGLRGVHDITTDMENPPEFQALLDAPGRRNSFDYPQETAERQKAKFPWVKPLITEMAPVDAYNRALAVAKELGWNIASADPSAGRFEATDYSKWFHFNDDIVVRVTADGAGSRVDIRCLTRVGGSDHGLGAIRIMKFEKEFLAT, encoded by the coding sequence ATGCAGGATAAACATAAAACTATTCTGTTTAAGGTTTTATTTGTGCTTAGTTTTCTGGGTATGTTGCCATTACTAGGCGGGGTTGGCACCAAACTTGGACTTTGGGAGCCGATGACCGGCTTTATGATGACAATGAAATATATGATACCCGCGGCCATATCAGCGGCAATTTTGCTATTTTTCATTTTCGCTTATTTTATCAAGGACAGAAAAAGGGCTTTGAGTTCCTATATCCTTGCTTTGGTTTTTGCCGGTTTTGGGTATGTTTATGGTGTTAATCAGGAACCAACCGACTGGACTGGTCTAAGGGGTGTTCATGACATCACGACCGATATGGAAAACCCGCCTGAATTTCAGGCACTTCTGGATGCGCCGGGCAGAAGAAACAGTTTTGATTATCCACAGGAAACAGCGGAAAGACAAAAGGCAAAATTTCCGTGGGTCAAACCGCTGATTACCGAAATGGCACCGGTGGATGCCTATAATCGGGCACTGGCCGTCGCAAAAGAACTCGGCTGGAACATCGCCTCGGCGGACCCTTCAGCAGGGCGTTTTGAAGCAACTGATTATTCCAAATGGTTCCATTTTAATGATGATATTGTGGTTCGTGTGACGGCTGATGGGGCGGGAAGCCGGGTTGATATCAGATGCCTTACCCGTGTTGGTGGATCAGATCATGGACTTGGGGCGATCAGAATTATGAAATTTGAGAAAGAGTTTCTGGCCACCTGA
- a CDS encoding NADP-dependent malic enzyme, translated as MVDNFKETSLRYHIDPTPGKLAIIPTKPLANQRDLARAYSPGVAYACEAIIENPAAAAEMTIRANLVGVITNGSAVLGLGNIGPLASKPVMEGKAVLFKKFAGINVFDIEIDQADPAKLIDTIAALEPTFGAINLEDIKAPECFVVEKALRERMKIPVFHDDQHGTAIVAGAAISNGLRVVGKKLEDIKLVATGGGAASLACLDLLVSLGVQKKNITLIDIEGVVYVGREKDMNEYKDRYAQDTKERTLDDAIDGADVFLGLSAPGILKPSMVKKMAKKPFILALANPTPEITPEECKAARPDAVIATGRSDYPNQVNNVLCFPFLFRGALDVGATEINDEMKKACVWAIADLAYRESSDEVANAYRGEDLKFGPDYIIPKPFDPRLILEIAPAVAEAAMNSGVATRPIADMQEYREKIGNFIFKSNMLMSPLFEDAKKDPKKVVYAEGEEENVLRAVQAAVDEGMIKATLVGRPDVIQNRIERLGLRMERDKDYKVINPHKDDRYKEFWTEYHKIVGRKGVSKEAARTIIRTNSTVIAAMAVKLGYQDAMICGTYGRFDFHIRYIIDIIGRKNPAQKISTLSVLILPQQTLFIADAFMDVDPTLEQIVESTIAAARQIELFGIKPKVALLSHSNFGSSKAPSAVKMGKAVKILRERVPGLEVDGEMHVDAALNEELRDRLIQDCALKGSANLLIFPNLDSANSALGLVKSVERGLLVGPILLGAALPAHIVTPTVSARGILNMTAIAVKDAQNLEKEKSHKWPL; from the coding sequence ATGGTTGATAATTTTAAAGAAACGTCCCTTAGATATCATATTGATCCAACGCCGGGAAAGCTGGCGATTATTCCCACCAAACCTCTTGCAAATCAGCGTGATCTGGCGCGGGCTTACTCACCAGGGGTGGCATATGCCTGCGAAGCGATTATTGAGAATCCAGCGGCCGCTGCGGAAATGACGATAAGGGCCAATCTGGTCGGGGTGATTACCAATGGCTCGGCCGTATTGGGGCTTGGCAATATCGGGCCACTGGCGTCAAAGCCGGTGATGGAGGGAAAAGCGGTTCTTTTTAAGAAATTTGCCGGGATTAATGTATTCGATATTGAAATTGATCAGGCGGACCCTGCCAAACTGATTGATACCATTGCGGCGCTTGAGCCGACATTTGGCGCTATCAACCTTGAAGATATCAAGGCACCGGAATGTTTTGTCGTTGAAAAGGCGCTTAGAGAACGAATGAAAATTCCGGTCTTTCATGATGATCAGCACGGCACGGCGATTGTCGCCGGTGCGGCCATTTCAAACGGTCTTCGGGTTGTTGGAAAAAAACTGGAAGATATTAAACTAGTGGCAACCGGTGGCGGGGCGGCGTCTCTTGCCTGTCTTGATCTTCTGGTATCGCTTGGGGTACAGAAAAAGAATATCACCCTTATTGATATAGAAGGGGTCGTTTATGTCGGTCGTGAAAAAGACATGAACGAATATAAAGACCGTTATGCGCAGGATACAAAGGAAAGAACGCTTGATGACGCCATTGACGGGGCAGATGTGTTTCTTGGCCTTTCAGCACCGGGAATATTGAAGCCGTCCATGGTCAAGAAAATGGCCAAAAAACCGTTCATTCTGGCTCTTGCCAATCCGACACCGGAAATCACACCGGAAGAATGTAAAGCGGCCCGCCCCGATGCGGTGATTGCGACCGGTCGGTCGGATTATCCCAATCAAGTCAATAATGTGCTTTGTTTTCCGTTTCTTTTCAGGGGGGCGCTTGATGTCGGGGCGACGGAAATTAATGATGAAATGAAAAAAGCCTGTGTCTGGGCGATTGCCGACCTGGCTTACCGGGAAAGTTCTGATGAAGTGGCCAATGCCTACCGCGGAGAAGATCTGAAATTTGGTCCCGATTATATTATTCCAAAACCGTTTGATCCCAGATTAATCCTTGAAATCGCGCCGGCAGTGGCGGAAGCGGCCATGAATAGCGGTGTTGCAACCAGACCGATTGCAGATATGCAGGAGTACCGGGAAAAAATCGGTAACTTTATTTTCAAATCAAACATGCTTATGTCGCCGCTTTTTGAAGATGCGAAGAAAGACCCTAAAAAAGTGGTTTATGCTGAAGGCGAGGAAGAAAATGTTCTGCGCGCAGTTCAGGCGGCTGTTGATGAGGGCATGATCAAGGCAACTCTGGTCGGCAGACCGGATGTGATCCAGAACAGAATTGAACGCCTTGGCCTTCGTATGGAACGGGATAAGGACTATAAGGTTATAAATCCCCATAAGGATGACCGCTATAAGGAATTCTGGACCGAATATCATAAAATTGTCGGCCGCAAAGGGGTTTCAAAAGAAGCGGCAAGGACCATTATCCGTACCAATTCAACGGTGATTGCGGCCATGGCGGTGAAACTGGGCTATCAGGATGCGATGATCTGCGGCACATATGGGCGCTTTGATTTTCATATTCGCTATATCATTGATATTATCGGCCGTAAAAATCCGGCACAGAAAATTTCAACATTGAGTGTCCTTATTCTGCCCCAGCAGACATTGTTCATTGCCGATGCCTTTATGGATGTTGATCCGACATTGGAACAGATTGTTGAAAGCACTATTGCTGCGGCGAGACAGATCGAGCTTTTCGGGATTAAACCAAAAGTTGCCCTGTTGTCCCATTCCAATTTCGGGTCATCAAAAGCCCCGTCAGCGGTCAAAATGGGTAAAGCCGTAAAAATACTTCGAGAACGGGTGCCGGGCCTTGAAGTGGACGGTGAAATGCATGTGGATGCGGCCCTTAATGAGGAACTCAGGGACAGGCTTATTCAGGACTGCGCCCTTAAAGGGTCGGCCAATTTGCTGATTTTTCCAAATCTTGATAGTGCGAACAGTGCCCTTGGGCTTGTTAAAAGCGTTGAGCGGGGATTACTGGTTGGCCCGATCCTGCTTGGGGCGGCGCTGCCGGCCCATATTGTGACACCAACAGTCAGCGCCCGCGGTATTTTAAACATGACGGCGATTGCGGTGAAGGATGCCCAAAATCTTGAAAAGGAAAAATCCCATAAATGGCCGCTTTAA
- the ald gene encoding alanine dehydrogenase produces MIIGCPKEIKVHEYRVGLTPSSASELIRHGHKVIIETNAGAGIGISDADYEAVGCEIIGVAADVFAKAEMIVKVKEPQLNECAMLTKDHLLFTYLHLAADKPQAEALMASGCTAIAYETVTAKDGSLPLLAPMSEVAGRMSIQAGAHALEKAAGGRGILLGGVPGVAPAKVVIIGGGVSGMNAAEMAVGLGADVTVFDRNVNQLRHLDQRFRGTVKTVYSTVHTLEQAVLEADLVVGAVLVAGAAAPKLVSAETAKKMKDGAVLVDISIDQGGCFENSKPTTHSNPTFVVDGVVYYCVANMPGAVAHTSTYALNNATLPFAVAFANKGWKKACADDQHLKNGVNVQNGKITFEAVAKDLNLPYSPVAL; encoded by the coding sequence ATGATCATTGGTTGTCCAAAGGAAATTAAAGTCCATGAGTATCGTGTCGGGCTTACGCCATCTAGTGCGTCCGAATTGATCCGTCATGGCCATAAAGTAATTATTGAAACCAATGCCGGTGCCGGTATCGGTATCAGCGACGCAGATTATGAAGCCGTAGGCTGCGAAATCATTGGCGTTGCAGCCGATGTATTTGCCAAAGCAGAAATGATCGTCAAGGTTAAAGAACCACAGCTTAACGAATGTGCTATGCTTACCAAAGACCATCTGCTTTTCACCTATCTTCATCTGGCGGCAGACAAGCCACAGGCGGAAGCCCTTATGGCATCCGGCTGTACGGCAATTGCCTATGAAACGGTAACTGCAAAGGATGGTTCACTTCCACTTCTGGCGCCGATGAGTGAAGTGGCTGGGCGCATGTCCATTCAGGCTGGCGCCCATGCGCTTGAAAAAGCGGCTGGTGGTCGTGGCATTCTTCTTGGCGGCGTGCCGGGCGTTGCCCCGGCAAAGGTTGTCATTATCGGTGGTGGCGTATCAGGAATGAACGCGGCGGAAATGGCCGTCGGACTTGGTGCTGATGTCACTGTATTTGACCGCAACGTTAATCAGTTGCGTCATCTTGACCAGCGTTTCCGGGGAACTGTCAAAACCGTTTATTCAACGGTTCATACACTTGAGCAGGCGGTACTTGAAGCCGATCTGGTTGTTGGTGCGGTTCTTGTAGCCGGTGCGGCGGCACCAAAACTGGTTTCTGCTGAGACTGCCAAAAAAATGAAGGATGGTGCCGTTCTTGTTGATATTTCAATTGACCAGGGTGGTTGCTTTGAAAATTCAAAACCGACAACCCACTCAAACCCGACATTTGTCGTTGACGGTGTGGTTTATTACTGCGTTGCCAATATGCCGGGGGCTGTTGCCCACACATCAACATATGCACTTAACAATGCCACATTGCCATTTGCTGTGGCATTTGCCAATAAAGGCTGGAAAAAGGCCTGTGCCGATGATCAGCATCTTAAAAATGGTGTTAATGTTCAGAATGGAAAAATTACATTTGAAGCAGTTGCGAAAGATCTTAATCTCCCTTATTCGCCTGTTGCCCTTTAA